The following coding sequences are from one Paenibacillus sp. JDR-2 window:
- a CDS encoding antibiotic biosynthesis monooxygenase: MIVVTNTIKVKKGHGEEVAERFQKTKGIEQSAGFIRMEVMLTEGLADYDELKVSTTWETKASFEGWVNSDSFRQAHAHRGNKQADGGKGKDGEGERIMLGSQLTTHRILVSREAAAIS; encoded by the coding sequence ATGATCGTTGTGACGAATACGATAAAGGTAAAAAAAGGCCATGGGGAAGAGGTAGCGGAGCGGTTCCAGAAGACCAAAGGCATTGAGCAGTCCGCCGGTTTTATTCGCATGGAGGTTATGCTGACCGAAGGGCTGGCTGACTACGATGAGCTGAAGGTAAGCACGACCTGGGAGACCAAAGCTTCCTTCGAGGGCTGGGTGAACAGCGATTCCTTCCGTCAGGCGCATGCCCACAGGGGAAATAAACAGGCGGACGGCGGTAAAGGAAAGGATGGAGAAGGCGAGCGTATTATGCTGGGCTCTCAGCTTACCACGCACCGGATTCTCGTATCCAGA
- the clpC gene encoding ATP-dependent protease ATP-binding subunit ClpC has product MMFGRFTERAQKVLALAQEEAVRLGHNNIGTEHILLGLIREGEGIAAKALIGLGLGLEKIQDEVEALIGRGQEQPTNIAYTPRAKKVIELSMDEARKLGHTYVGTEHILLGLIREGEGVAARVLNNLGISLNKARQQVLQLLGSSEAVSSSHGSPSNVSTPTLDGLARDLTAYAREGNLDPVIGRSKEIERVIQVLSRRTKNNPVLIGEPGVGKTAIAEGLAQKIIANEIPETLRDKRVMTLDMGSVVAGTKYRGEFEDRLKKIMDEIRQAGNIILFIDELHTLIGAGGAEGAIDASNILKPALARGELQCIGATTLDEYRKYIEKDAALERRFQPITVDQPSPEEAIQILHGLRDRYEAHHRVKITDDAIVQAVKLSDRYITDRFLPDKAIDLIDEASSKVRLNSYTVPPNLKQLENRLEDIRKEKDAAVQSQEFEKAAALRDTEQKIREELDVTKNQWKEKQGRTDSEVTPEDIAQVVASWTGIPVSKLAEEETERLLKMEDILHDRVIGQEDAVKAVSRAIRRARAGLKDPKRPIGSFIFLGPTGVGKTELARALAEAMFGDENAVIRIDMSEYMEKHSTSRLVGAPPGYVGYEEGGQLTEKVRRKPYSVVLLDEIEKAHPEVFNILLQVLEDGRLTDSKGRVVDFRNTLIIMTSNVGADQIKRNSSLGFTAVQDSGREFNQMKDKVMTELKKSFRPEFLNRIDETIVFHSLEQEHIAQIVTLMSDELRKRLREQEVDFILTDSAKAFLAKEGFDPQYGARPLRRAIQKHIEDRLSEDLLLGKIRKGDSFTIDEKDGGLTVNKSEAVPEEPAAK; this is encoded by the coding sequence GCCACGCGCGAAAAAGGTTATCGAGCTGTCGATGGACGAAGCAAGAAAGCTTGGCCATACGTACGTAGGCACAGAACATATCCTGCTTGGTCTGATTCGCGAAGGAGAAGGCGTAGCAGCCCGGGTTCTGAACAACCTTGGCATTAGCCTTAACAAAGCGCGCCAGCAAGTATTGCAGCTGCTGGGCAGCAGCGAAGCGGTATCCAGCAGCCATGGCTCTCCATCCAATGTGAGTACGCCAACGCTGGACGGCTTAGCCCGTGACCTGACCGCTTATGCCCGCGAGGGTAATTTGGATCCGGTTATCGGCCGCAGCAAGGAAATCGAGCGCGTAATCCAGGTGCTCAGCCGCCGTACCAAGAACAATCCTGTTCTAATCGGTGAGCCGGGCGTAGGTAAAACCGCGATTGCAGAAGGTCTTGCTCAAAAGATTATCGCAAACGAAATCCCAGAGACACTTCGCGACAAACGCGTTATGACTTTGGATATGGGCTCCGTTGTAGCCGGCACGAAGTACCGCGGCGAATTCGAAGACCGCTTGAAAAAGATCATGGATGAGATTCGCCAAGCCGGCAACATCATTCTGTTCATCGATGAGCTTCATACGCTGATCGGTGCAGGCGGCGCTGAAGGCGCGATTGATGCATCCAATATTCTAAAGCCTGCGCTTGCCCGCGGCGAGCTGCAGTGCATCGGCGCAACAACGCTGGATGAATACCGCAAATACATCGAGAAGGATGCCGCGCTTGAGCGCCGGTTCCAACCGATTACGGTCGACCAGCCATCGCCGGAAGAAGCCATCCAAATTCTGCACGGCCTGCGTGACCGTTATGAGGCTCACCACCGCGTAAAAATTACGGATGATGCAATCGTGCAAGCCGTGAAGCTGTCCGATCGTTATATTACGGACCGGTTCCTGCCGGACAAAGCGATCGACCTGATCGACGAGGCGAGCTCGAAAGTGAGACTTAACTCGTATACGGTACCGCCTAATCTCAAACAGCTGGAGAATCGTCTGGAGGATATCCGCAAGGAGAAAGACGCAGCGGTTCAAAGCCAGGAGTTCGAGAAAGCGGCAGCCCTTCGCGATACGGAGCAAAAAATCCGTGAAGAGCTCGACGTAACGAAGAACCAATGGAAAGAAAAACAAGGCCGCACCGATTCCGAGGTAACGCCTGAAGATATCGCTCAGGTTGTAGCAAGCTGGACGGGTATTCCGGTCAGCAAGCTGGCGGAAGAAGAAACTGAGCGTCTGCTCAAGATGGAAGATATCCTGCATGACCGCGTAATCGGCCAAGAAGATGCGGTTAAGGCGGTATCGAGAGCCATCCGCAGAGCGCGCGCAGGCTTAAAAGATCCGAAACGTCCAATCGGTTCGTTCATCTTCCTTGGTCCTACCGGGGTAGGTAAAACCGAGCTAGCCCGCGCACTCGCGGAAGCGATGTTCGGCGACGAGAACGCGGTTATCCGCATTGATATGTCGGAGTATATGGAGAAACACTCCACGTCCCGTCTCGTCGGAGCGCCTCCGGGATATGTGGGCTACGAAGAAGGCGGTCAGCTGACCGAGAAAGTACGCCGCAAGCCATATTCCGTTGTCCTCCTCGACGAAATCGAGAAGGCGCATCCGGAAGTGTTCAACATCCTGCTGCAAGTACTGGAAGATGGTCGTCTGACCGATTCCAAAGGCAGAGTGGTCGACTTCCGCAACACGCTGATCATTATGACTTCGAACGTTGGCGCGGATCAAATCAAACGTAATTCCTCGCTGGGCTTTACAGCCGTACAGGATTCGGGCCGCGAGTTCAACCAAATGAAGGATAAAGTGATGACAGAGCTGAAGAAAAGCTTCCGTCCGGAGTTCCTGAACCGGATCGACGAAACAATCGTGTTCCACTCGCTGGAGCAAGAGCATATCGCTCAAATCGTTACGCTTATGTCCGACGAGCTTCGCAAACGGCTGCGCGAACAAGAGGTGGACTTCATCCTCACCGATTCCGCGAAGGCGTTCCTCGCGAAGGAAGGCTTCGACCCGCAATACGGTGCGCGTCCGCTGCGCCGTGCGATTCAGAAGCATATCGAAGACCGGCTGTCAGAGGATCTCCTCCTTGGCAAGATCCGCAAAGGCGATTCCTTCACGATTGACGAGAAAGACGGCGGGTTGACCGTTAACAAATCCGAAGCTGTCCCGGAAGAGCCGGCAGCAAAATAA